Proteins from one Gasterosteus aculeatus chromosome 11, fGasAcu3.hap1.1, whole genome shotgun sequence genomic window:
- the olfm2a gene encoding noelin-2a isoform X1, which produces MSVPMLKIGAVLSTMAMVTNWMSQTLPSLVGLNGTTISRGGTSERIVSALYPSPEEGWQIYSSAQDADGKCICTVVAPAQNMCNRDPRSRQLRQLMEKVQNISQSMEVLDLRTYRDLQYVRNTESLMKEVDGKLKVASESPRSLNPKGFQELKDKVTQLLPLLPVLEQYKTDAKMILRLREEVRNLSLVLMAIQEEMGAYDYEELRQRVLLLETRLHSCMQKLGCGKLTGVSNPITVRASGSRFGSWMTDTMIPSSDNRVWSMDGYFKGRRVLEYRTMNDFMKGQNFVQHLLPHPWAGTGHVVYNGSLYYNKYQSNIIIKYHFRSRSVLVQRSLSGAGYNNTFPYSWGGSSDIDLMADENGLWAVYTTISNAGNIVISRLEPQSLEVQQTWDTGFPKRSAGESFMICGTLYVTNSHLAGAKIYFAYYTNTSSYEYTDIPFHNQYSHISMMDYNPRERVLYTWNNGHQVLYNVTLFQVIKTSGD; this is translated from the exons ATGAGCGTTCCCATGCTGAAGATCGGGGCGGTGCTCAGCACCATGGCCATGGTGACCAACTGGATGTCTCAGACTCTGCCCTCTCTGGTGGGACTCAACGGGACCACCATCTCCAGAGGGGGCACCTCGGAGAGGATTGTCAGC GCTCTGTACCCGAGCCCAGAGGAGGGCTGGCAGATCTACAGCTCGGCGCAGGACGCAGATGGGAAGTGCATCTGTACCGTGGTCGCACCGGCCCAGAACATGTGTAACCGAGACCCACGCAGCAGGCAACTTCGCCAGCTCATGGAGAAG gttcAGAACATTAGCCAGTCAATGGAGGTGCTGGACCTGCGGACGTACAGAGATCTACAATATGTGAGGAACACGGAGAGCCTAATGAAAGAGGTGGATGGGAAGCTGAAGGTGGCCTCTGAAAGTCCCCGCAGCCTCAATCCAAAGGGCTTTCAG GAGTTAAAAGACAAGGTGACCCAGCTGCTCCCCTTGCTGCCAGTGCTGGAACAGTACAAGACGGATGCAAAGATGATCCTGCGTCTTCGGGAGGAGGTTAGGAATCTGTCCTTGGTGCTGATGGCCATCCAAGAAGAGATGGGGGCCTACGACTACGAGGAGCTGCGCCAGAGAGTCCTGCTGCTGGAGACCAGGCTCCACTCCTGCATGCAGAAACTAG GCTGTGGCAAATTGACTGGCGTCAGTAATCCCATCACAGTGCGTGCGTCAGGGTCACGGTTCGGCTCGTGGATGACCGATACCATGATCCCCAGCTCAGACAACAGA GTGTGGTCAATGGACGGTTACTTCAAGGGACGGCGTGTCCTGGAATACCGGACGATGAATGATTTCATGAAGGGCCAGAACTTTGTGCAACACTTGTTGCCTCACCCCTGGGCAGGCACCGGTCATGTGGTCTACAACGGCTCACTGTACTACAACAAGTACCAGAGCAACATCATCATCAAGTACCACTTCCGTTCTCGGAGTGTGCTGGTGCAGCGCAGCCTGAGTGGCGCAGGCTACAACAACACCTTCCCCTACTCCTGGGGTGGCTCCTCTGATATCGACCTGATGGCGGATGAGAATGGTCTGTGGGCCGTTTACACCACCATCTCCAACGCTGGGAACATTGTCATCAGCCGCCTGGAGCCCCAAAGTCTGGAAGTGCAGCAGACTTGGGACACGGGCTTCCCCAAGCGTAGTGCTGGAGAGTCCTTCATGATCTGTGGTACACTTTATGTCACCAACTCCCACCTGGCCGGTGCCAAGATCTACTTTGCCTACTACACCAACACGTCAAGCTACGAGTACACAGACATCCCTTTCCACAATCAATACTCCCACATCTCCATGATGGACTACAACCCCAGGGAGAGGGTCCTGTATACCTGGAACAACGGACACCAGGTGCTCTACAATGTCACACTGTTCCAGGTGATTAAGACTTCTGGGGACTGA
- the olfm2a gene encoding noelin-2a isoform X2 — MHLFSAMFLLVMLAVSPCEALYPSPEEGWQIYSSAQDADGKCICTVVAPAQNMCNRDPRSRQLRQLMEKVQNISQSMEVLDLRTYRDLQYVRNTESLMKEVDGKLKVASESPRSLNPKGFQELKDKVTQLLPLLPVLEQYKTDAKMILRLREEVRNLSLVLMAIQEEMGAYDYEELRQRVLLLETRLHSCMQKLGCGKLTGVSNPITVRASGSRFGSWMTDTMIPSSDNRVWSMDGYFKGRRVLEYRTMNDFMKGQNFVQHLLPHPWAGTGHVVYNGSLYYNKYQSNIIIKYHFRSRSVLVQRSLSGAGYNNTFPYSWGGSSDIDLMADENGLWAVYTTISNAGNIVISRLEPQSLEVQQTWDTGFPKRSAGESFMICGTLYVTNSHLAGAKIYFAYYTNTSSYEYTDIPFHNQYSHISMMDYNPRERVLYTWNNGHQVLYNVTLFQVIKTSGD; from the exons GCTCTGTACCCGAGCCCAGAGGAGGGCTGGCAGATCTACAGCTCGGCGCAGGACGCAGATGGGAAGTGCATCTGTACCGTGGTCGCACCGGCCCAGAACATGTGTAACCGAGACCCACGCAGCAGGCAACTTCGCCAGCTCATGGAGAAG gttcAGAACATTAGCCAGTCAATGGAGGTGCTGGACCTGCGGACGTACAGAGATCTACAATATGTGAGGAACACGGAGAGCCTAATGAAAGAGGTGGATGGGAAGCTGAAGGTGGCCTCTGAAAGTCCCCGCAGCCTCAATCCAAAGGGCTTTCAG GAGTTAAAAGACAAGGTGACCCAGCTGCTCCCCTTGCTGCCAGTGCTGGAACAGTACAAGACGGATGCAAAGATGATCCTGCGTCTTCGGGAGGAGGTTAGGAATCTGTCCTTGGTGCTGATGGCCATCCAAGAAGAGATGGGGGCCTACGACTACGAGGAGCTGCGCCAGAGAGTCCTGCTGCTGGAGACCAGGCTCCACTCCTGCATGCAGAAACTAG GCTGTGGCAAATTGACTGGCGTCAGTAATCCCATCACAGTGCGTGCGTCAGGGTCACGGTTCGGCTCGTGGATGACCGATACCATGATCCCCAGCTCAGACAACAGA GTGTGGTCAATGGACGGTTACTTCAAGGGACGGCGTGTCCTGGAATACCGGACGATGAATGATTTCATGAAGGGCCAGAACTTTGTGCAACACTTGTTGCCTCACCCCTGGGCAGGCACCGGTCATGTGGTCTACAACGGCTCACTGTACTACAACAAGTACCAGAGCAACATCATCATCAAGTACCACTTCCGTTCTCGGAGTGTGCTGGTGCAGCGCAGCCTGAGTGGCGCAGGCTACAACAACACCTTCCCCTACTCCTGGGGTGGCTCCTCTGATATCGACCTGATGGCGGATGAGAATGGTCTGTGGGCCGTTTACACCACCATCTCCAACGCTGGGAACATTGTCATCAGCCGCCTGGAGCCCCAAAGTCTGGAAGTGCAGCAGACTTGGGACACGGGCTTCCCCAAGCGTAGTGCTGGAGAGTCCTTCATGATCTGTGGTACACTTTATGTCACCAACTCCCACCTGGCCGGTGCCAAGATCTACTTTGCCTACTACACCAACACGTCAAGCTACGAGTACACAGACATCCCTTTCCACAATCAATACTCCCACATCTCCATGATGGACTACAACCCCAGGGAGAGGGTCCTGTATACCTGGAACAACGGACACCAGGTGCTCTACAATGTCACACTGTTCCAGGTGATTAAGACTTCTGGGGACTGA